GGCGACGCCTCTTGCACCAGGGCCAGGGCCGCCTCCCCGGAAGAAGCCGTCCTCACCCGATGCCCCTCACGGGTCAGGAGCCTTTCGAAGCTCTGGCGAAGCTGCGCATCGTCGTCCACGATCAAGATCTCAGCCAATGGTCCTGCTCCTCACACGGAAGGGCGATTACAAAGGTGGTCCCCTGCCTCCCGGTGGAACTCACCTGCATCCACCCGCCGTGGTCCTCGATGATGCGTTTGGCGATACTCAAGCCCAGCCCCGATCCTTCCTCCTTGGTACTGAAGAACGGCTCGAACACCTTGTCCTGCAACGTCTCGGGAATCCCAGGGCCGCTGTCGGTCACCCGGATCACCAGGGTCCGCCCCCGCGGAGGCACCACCCCTTCCTCTTCCCGAATCTGGATGACGCCGCCTTCCGTCATGGCTTCGCAGGCGTTCAGTAGAAGGTTCACCAGCACCTCCTTCAGCTGCTCCGGATCCGCTGAAATCTTGGGAAGCCGACGCTCCCGCTGGACCTTGACCTCCACACCGTACGATTCCAGCCGGTGGCGCAGGAGCTGCAAAGTCATGTCCACCACATCGGAGGGGCTTATCCGCTGCATCTTTAACTTGGGAGGCCTGGAAAACTCCAGGAAATTCCTCAGTATGGTATCAATGTGGCGGATTTCTTCGGAAATCACCTCCAGATCTTCACGCTGGGTGGTATCCAGCTTGAGGCTCCGCTCCAGGGAGAAGAGCCGCATCTTGACCGAGGTGAGCGGGTTTCGGATGCTGTGAGCCACTCCGGCCGCCAGTTTACCCACCAGGGCGAGTTTCTCCGACTGCATCAGGTGCTCACGACTCTCTTCCAACTGGCTGTGCGCTTCGTCCACGTCGTCCATGAGGCTCCGGACCCGACGGCTCAGAGCCTTTACTTCGTCGCCCACCCTTCTCAGATCCCCTTCCGGCAGGCTGTCCAGCGCCATCCGGCGGATCGGTTCCAGAACCTGCCCGAAGAGGATGGACCCCAGCACGAACCCCACCACAATGGTTGCCGGGATGGCGCTCCAGGCCAGCCTCGTCACCAGCTTGGCCTGCGCGCTGTAGCGCTCGCGCGCTTCCAGGATCCGGGCTTCGTGGAGCCTCTTGTACGCTTCGGTGAGGTCGTAGATGGCATGGAACTGGTCCCGGACCTTCCAATGAAGTTCCGCCCCCTCCTCAACCTTTTCTTCCTTGTAGAGATGGACGACCCGGTCCCGGGCATGAGCGTAGCGAATGTACTCCGACTCGATGGCGTTCAAGATTTCCCGAGCTTCTTCCAGGTAAGCCGATTGTCTCGCCCTCTGCAGCCAATCTTCGAATCGGCCGTGATAGTCGCTCAATTGCGTGAGCCACTGGGGATCGCGATTGAGAAAGTAATAAGTCACGAACCCCTTCTGCATCACCAGGGAACTTTCGAGCTTCTGAGCCGCCAGGAGCGCCTCCACATCGCGGTCCACCATGGACGTGTAGAGCGCCTGGGTTCGCTTGGTGTACCAGAGCGTCACCAGTGCCCCAGCGCAGTTGACGCCGATGAGGACCCCGAGAAGCACCAGTATCCTGGCGCGCAGGCTGAGCCGCTTCAGCATGACCCGCGTTCCTTTCAGGGACGGATGTCGATGGTCGGATACAGCCCCTGCATCTCCCCTTCCGGGTACGGCTGCATGATGTTGAATGAGATGTTCTGGCCCTTCTGAGCGTGCCCCACGTTGTTCGTCCCGTCGAAGTACGCCCCGTTGGCCTCGAGGATGTGCTCGATCCGGTGCCGGAAGGCTTCCACGAAACGGGCGCCGTTTCCTTCGAACCGCATCGCCCCCTTTTCCATCAACCCTTCGACACGGCTCAGGTCTTCCAGGGCGAGGCTCTGGTGTTCCAGGTCCGCCCGGCGAGACACGTAACCCCACACCAGCCGCCCCGGCGGGATATCCACCGGCTCCTCCAGGTCGACCACCGTGTGCGGCATGACGATGGAACCTTCGCCGATCTTCAAGGGACAGTCTTCGCTTGCCCGGAGAAACGCATTGAAGCCCACAAACACCTTGGGCCCCAATACCGCGTGGATGATCTTGCCGCCGTGGGCCGTGACGTTCCAGCCTTGCAGGCGCGAGCGGATGATGTAACAGTTTTCCTGCGCGTTCGCCCCTTTTCCCAGGTAGGCGTCTTCCAGGTAGGCCCGCTGAGCCACCAGGACGTTTTCGGCGATTTCCGTGTCACCACGGACCACAGCGTAACGGCTGAGCGCCGCCCCCGGGGGGACATCGATCCGGGGTGGCCGTCGAACCGCGCCGTCGAACACTTCCTGGAAATCTTCCTTTCGCGCTTCCACGAAATCCATGAGCACCCCCTCGGGGTTCCTTCCCGAAAGGGCGTTCACATAGCGCTTCAGGACAGTGTCCGGAAAGCGGTACCGGAAATCGAAATCCCCGTCGGAACGGATCCAGATGGTTCCCGGTTCCACCTCGCGATGAGCCAGCTCCCCCACCTGGACGTAGGCGAATGGACCGATCACACAGTCGTGCACGGTGGTGAGATCCACCGTGGCGAACGGCCCCAGGAAACTTCCCTCCACGGGCGCTCCGTGGATGTTCGCGTAATGGAGGGAGACGGTGTTCTGGATGAGGAACTCCTCGGGGTTTTCCGGATCGTGAGAGTAATTGTGGACCAGGGTCTTCACCAGAAAGCCGTCCTTGATCCGGATGACCTCGTCGTCGTGGAGCGGCACCTGGAGCCCCTTGTGGCACAAAACGTCGCCTCGCATCTTCAGCTCGTCGCCCCGGATGTCGCTCTTGTATAGCACGGAATGCTCCACGATACACTTTCCCAGGAAGTAGCTCCCCGCAAGGCTCGATCCCCGAAAATGGAAGTGAAGGGGATGGTGGGGGCTCAGGCCGTAAAAGGCGTAAAACCGTTCAAATTGCTCCACGGGGATGAGCCCGCGAACATAGGGCCCCACGTCGAAGGCGGGCTCCCTCAGATTGATATTCACCCGGTCGATGATGCGGTCGATGAGCTGTTCGATGCGTTTCATGAAAAGCCTCCTAACCTCCGATAGTCACCGGCATGCCCATGATGGGCCAGATGACGGCGACCGCGATCCCCACCACCACCATGAGCAGGATGCTGGCCGGAATCCCGTAAAGGAAGAATTCACCGGTGGTGAACTGCTTGGAATCGTACGCGATGGCGTTGGGTGCGGCTCCCACGAGAAGCAGGAAGGGCATGCCCGCCGTCACCAGCGACGCAAAAAGGATGACCTCCGGGGCCACGCCCAGGTAAGGCGCGATCACCAGAGCCACGGGAAGCGAGATGGCGATGGCCGCCACATTCATGATGAAATTGG
This is a stretch of genomic DNA from Desulfoglaeba alkanexedens ALDC. It encodes these proteins:
- a CDS encoding sensor histidine kinase — its product is MLKRLSLRARILVLLGVLIGVNCAGALVTLWYTKRTQALYTSMVDRDVEALLAAQKLESSLVMQKGFVTYYFLNRDPQWLTQLSDYHGRFEDWLQRARQSAYLEEAREILNAIESEYIRYAHARDRVVHLYKEEKVEEGAELHWKVRDQFHAIYDLTEAYKRLHEARILEARERYSAQAKLVTRLAWSAIPATIVVGFVLGSILFGQVLEPIRRMALDSLPEGDLRRVGDEVKALSRRVRSLMDDVDEAHSQLEESREHLMQSEKLALVGKLAAGVAHSIRNPLTSVKMRLFSLERSLKLDTTQREDLEVISEEIRHIDTILRNFLEFSRPPKLKMQRISPSDVVDMTLQLLRHRLESYGVEVKVQRERRLPKISADPEQLKEVLVNLLLNACEAMTEGGVIQIREEEGVVPPRGRTLVIRVTDSGPGIPETLQDKVFEPFFSTKEEGSGLGLSIAKRIIEDHGGWMQVSSTGRQGTTFVIALPCEEQDHWLRS
- a CDS encoding transferase; the protein is MKRIEQLIDRIIDRVNINLREPAFDVGPYVRGLIPVEQFERFYAFYGLSPHHPLHFHFRGSSLAGSYFLGKCIVEHSVLYKSDIRGDELKMRGDVLCHKGLQVPLHDDEVIRIKDGFLVKTLVHNYSHDPENPEEFLIQNTVSLHYANIHGAPVEGSFLGPFATVDLTTVHDCVIGPFAYVQVGELAHREVEPGTIWIRSDGDFDFRYRFPDTVLKRYVNALSGRNPEGVLMDFVEARKEDFQEVFDGAVRRPPRIDVPPGAALSRYAVVRGDTEIAENVLVAQRAYLEDAYLGKGANAQENCYIIRSRLQGWNVTAHGGKIIHAVLGPKVFVGFNAFLRASEDCPLKIGEGSIVMPHTVVDLEEPVDIPPGRLVWGYVSRRADLEHQSLALEDLSRVEGLMEKGAMRFEGNGARFVEAFRHRIEHILEANGAYFDGTNNVGHAQKGQNISFNIMQPYPEGEMQGLYPTIDIRP